In a single window of the Rhinolophus ferrumequinum isolate MPI-CBG mRhiFer1 chromosome 21, mRhiFer1_v1.p, whole genome shotgun sequence genome:
- the RNF43 gene encoding E3 ubiquitin-protein ligase RNF43 isoform X3 — MAGERGASAVLFDITEDRAAAEQLQQPLGLTWPVVLIWGNDAEKLMEFVYKNRKAHVRIELKEPPTWPDYDVWILLTVVGTIFVVILASVLRIRCRPRHSRPDPLRQRTAWAISQLATRRYRASCKKAQAEWPDSGSSCSSAPVCAICLEEFSEGQELRVISCLHEFHRACVDPWLHQHRTCPLCMFNIVEGDSFSQSVGPTRSYQEPGRRLHLIRQHPGHAHYHLPAAYVLGPSRTAVARPPRPGPFLPSQEPGMGPRHHRLPRAAHPRAPGEQQRPAAAQHPFAQGWGLSRLQRTSQHTAPCPVPPRRARPHESSGSGESYCTERSGYLADGPASDSSSGPCHGSSSDSVVNCTDVSLQGIHGSSSTFRSSLSSDFDPLVYCSPEGEPQEEETQPSMTSRPRSLDSVVPRGETQVSSHIHYHRHRHHHYKKRFQWHGRKPGPEMGVLPSRLEVPRTQPEPELPSPAQQAAKCSATASSGQLPNPQQPRALTEPAPDPPDASSPRPNPSSLFHLQKSSLSVRHPQRKRRGGPSEPTPSSRPQDLTAHPACQIFPHYGPSLAYPWSPEAHPLIFGPSGLDRRLLAETPGSCYSSSQPVWLCLTPRQPLGPHPPGEGPSEWSSGTPEGRPCPYPHCQVLPAQPGSEEELEELCEQAV, encoded by the exons ATGGCGGGTGAGCGAGGAGCCAGCGCTGTCCTTTTTGACATCACTGAGGATCGAGCTGCTGCTGAGCAG CTGCAGCAACCCCTGGGGCTGACTTGGCCGGTGGTGTTGATCTGGGGCAATGATGCCGAAAAGCTGATGGAGTTTGTGTACAAGAACCGAAAGGCCCATGTGAGGATTGAGCTGAAGGAGCCCCCAACCTGG CCAGATTATGATGTGTGGATCCTCCTGACAGTGGTGGGCACCATCTTTGTCGTCATTCTGGCTTCGGTGCTGCGCATCCGGTGCCGTCCCCGCCACAGCAGGCCG GATCCCCTTCGGCAGCGAACAGCCTGGGCCATCAGCCAGCTGGCCACCAGGAGGTACCGGGCCAGCTGCAAGAAGGCCCAGGCTGAGTGGCCAGACTCAGGTAGCAGCTGCAGCTCAGCCCCTGTGTGTGCCATCTGCCTGGAGGAGTTCTCTGAGGGCCAG GAGTTACGGGTCATTTCCTGCCTCCATGAGTTCCATCGTGCCTGTGTGGACCCCTGGCTACATCAGCATCGGACTTGTCCCCTCTGCATGTTCAACATCGTAG AGGGAGATTCATTTTCCCAGTCTGTGGGACCCACTCGATCTTACCAGGAACCAGGCCGGAGACTCCATCTCATTCGCCAGCATCCGGGCCATGCCCACTACCACCTCCCTGCTGCCTACGTGCTGGGCCCTTCCCGGACTGCAGTGGCCCGGCCCCCACGACCTGGTCCCTTTCTACCATCCCAGGAGCCAGGCATGGGCCCTCGGCACCACCGCCTCCCCCGAGCTGCACACCCCCGGGCTCCAGGCGAGCAGCAGCGCCCGGCAGCAGCCCAGCACCCCTTCGcacagggctgggggctgagccGCCTCCAACGCACCTCACAGCATACAGCCCCTTGCCCAGTGCCCCCACGCCGGGCCAGGCCTCATGAGAGCAGTGGGTCTGGAGAAAGCTACTGCACAGAACGCAGTGGCTACCTGGCAGATGGGCCAGCCAGTGATTCTAGTTCGGGGCCCTGCCATGGCTCTTCGAGTGACTCAGTGGTCAACTGCACAGACGTCAGCCTGCAAGGCATCCATGGCAGCAGTTCTACCTTCCGCAGCTCTCTGAGCAGTGACTTTGACCCCTTGGTGTACTGCAGCCCCGAAGGGGAGCCCCAGGAGGAGGAGACTCAGCCCAGCATGACCTCTCGGCCCCGTTCTTTGGACTCAGTGGTGCCCAGGGGGGAAACCCAGGTTTCCAGCCATATCCACTACCACCGCCATCGGCACCACCACTACAAAAAGCGCTTCCAGTGGCATGGCAGGAAGCCTGGCCCAGAAATGGGGGTCCTGCCGTCCAGGCTTGAGGTTCCTCGGACACAACCAGAGCCAGAGCTGCCTTCTCCTGCTCAGCAAGCTGCCAAATGCAGTGCAACAGCCTCTTCAGGGCAGCTCCCCAACCCACAACAACCCCGGGCCCTCACAGAGCCGGCCCCAGACCCACCTGATGCTTCCAGCCCCCGTCCCAACCCCAGCAGCCTCTTCCACTTGCAGAAATCCAGCCTTTCTGTCCGACACCCACAGAGGAAACGGCGGGGGGGTCCCTCAGAGCCCACCCCATCCTCTCGGCCCCAGGACTTGACTGCACACCCAGCTTGCCAGATTTTTCCCCATTATGGCCCCAGCCTGGCATACCCTTGGTCCCCAGAGGCCCACCCATTAATCTTCGGACCTTCAGGCCTGGACAGGAGGCTGCTAGCAGAAACCCCAGGCTCCTGTTACTCAAGTTCACAGCCAGTGTGGTTGTGTCTGACTCCACGCCAACCCCTGGGACCACACCCACCTGGGGAGGGGCCTTCCGAATGGAGTTCCGGCACCCCAGAGGGCAGGCCATGCCCTTACCCACACTGCCAGGTGCTGCCAGCCCAGCCTG GCtcagaggaggagctggaggaactGTGCGAACAGGCTGTGTGA
- the SUPT4H1 gene encoding transcription elongation factor SPT4 isoform X1, translating to MALETVPKDLRHLRACLLCSLVKTIDQFEYDGCDNCDAYLQMKGNREMVYDCTSSSFDGIIAMMSPEDSWVSKWQRVSNFKPGVYAVSVTGRLPQGIVRELKSRGVAYKSRDTAIKT from the exons ATGGCTCTGGAGACGGTGCCGAAGGACCTGCGGCATCTGCGGGCTTGTTTGCTGTGTTCACTGGTCAAG ACTATAGACCAGTTTGAATATGATGGTTGTGACAATTGTGATGCATACCTTCAGATGAAGGGTAACCGAGAGATGGTATATGACTGCACCAGCTCTTCCTTTGATGG aaTTATTGCGATGATGAGTCCAGAGGACAGCTGGGTCTCCAAGTGGCAGCGAGTCA GTAACTTTAAGCCCGGTGTGTATGCGGTGTCTGTCACTGGTCGCCTACCCCAAG GAATAGTGCGGGAGCTGAAAAGTCGAGGAGTGGCCTACAAATCCAGAGACACAGCTATAAAGACCTAG
- the SUPT4H1 gene encoding transcription elongation factor SPT4 isoform X2, which yields MALETVPKDLRHLRACLLCSLVKTIDQFEYDGCDNCDAYLQMKGNREMVYDCTSSSFDGIIAMMSPEDSWVSKWQRVSNFKPGIVRELKSRGVAYKSRDTAIKT from the exons ATGGCTCTGGAGACGGTGCCGAAGGACCTGCGGCATCTGCGGGCTTGTTTGCTGTGTTCACTGGTCAAG ACTATAGACCAGTTTGAATATGATGGTTGTGACAATTGTGATGCATACCTTCAGATGAAGGGTAACCGAGAGATGGTATATGACTGCACCAGCTCTTCCTTTGATGG aaTTATTGCGATGATGAGTCCAGAGGACAGCTGGGTCTCCAAGTGGCAGCGAGTCA GTAACTTTAAGCCCG GAATAGTGCGGGAGCTGAAAAGTCGAGGAGTGGCCTACAAATCCAGAGACACAGCTATAAAGACCTAG